A region of Cucumis melo cultivar AY chromosome 2, USDA_Cmelo_AY_1.0, whole genome shotgun sequence DNA encodes the following proteins:
- the LOC103492484 gene encoding metal tolerance protein 4 isoform X2: MDGDSDLSPKAPLLGGSVNGGSGRRGRLSRRYSVNSLRSEFISRLPDKLRSHLQDVESPYEIDLSKSTGFSRGEKDYYERQLATLKSFEDVDSLVSSDCIDEEDMEERAQQERAMKISNYANIVLLLLKIYATVRSGSIAIAASTLDSLLDLMAGGILWFTHLYMKRVNIYKFPIGKLRVQPVGIIVFAAVMATLGFQVLLQAVEQLIQDKPSESLSSEQFVWLCAIMTFATVVKLALWLYCKNSRNDIVRAYAKDHYFDVVTNVVGLVAAILGDKIFWWIDPVGAIALAIYTILNWSGTVWENAVSLVGKSAPPEVLQMLTYLVIRHPEVKRVDTVRAYTFGVLYFVEVIHTLWTLNFRRSCL, translated from the exons ATGGACGGAGATTCGGATTTGAGTCCGAAAGCTCCGTTGTTAGGAGGCTCGGTGAACGGCGGTAGTGGTAGACGCGGCCGACTCAGTCGGCGATACTCCGTGAACTCGCTCCGGAGCGAGTTCATTTCTAGATTACCTGACAAACTGAGGTCTCATCTTCAAGACGTTGAATCTCCCTACGAAATTGATCTTTCCAAGTCCACTGGCTTCAGCAGag GGGAAAAGGACTACTATGAAAGGCAACTTGCTACTTTGAAATCGTTTGAGGACGTCGATTCATTGGTGTCATCTGATTGCATTGATGAGGAAGACATGGAAGAACGAGCTCAGCAAGAGAGGGCCATGAAGATCTCAAATTATGCGAATATAGTACttcttttgttgaag ATTTATGCTACAGTGCGGAGTGGATCCATTGCCATTGCTGCATCAACATTGGATTCCTTACTTGATCTTATGGCTGGTGGAATACTTTGGTTTACTCACTTGTATATGAAGCgagtaaatatttataaatttccGATCGGAAAGCTGAGGGTCCAGCCAGTAGGCATTATTGTATTTGCTGCTGTAATGGCTACACTAG GCTTTCAGGTATTACTTCAAGCTGTAGAACAACTAATTCAAGATAAACCTTCTGAAAGTTTATCGTCAGAACAATTTGTCTGGTTGTGTGCAATTATGACCTTTGCGACAGTAGTAAAACTTGCTCTGTGGTTATACTGCAAAAACTCAAGAAATGATATTGTGCGCGCTTATGCGAAG GATCATTACTTCGATGTGGTAACAAATGTGGTTGGGTTAGTTGCAGCTATTCTTGGTGATAAGATCTTTTGGTGGATAGATCCAGTTGGTGCAATTGCCTTAGCCATATATACAATTCTAAACTGGTCTGGAACTGTGTGGGAAAATGCAG TTTCACTCGTGGGGAAATCCGCCCCTCCCGAAGTCCTGCAAATGTTGACTTATCTTGTCATTAGGCATCCTGAAGTCAAGCGTGTTGATACAGTTCGTGCTTACACCTTTGGCGTCCTTTATTTCGTCGAGGTTATCCATACCCT GTGGACATTGAACTTCCGGAGGAGTTGCCTTTGA
- the LOC103492484 gene encoding metal tolerance protein 4 isoform X1 has protein sequence MDGDSDLSPKAPLLGGSVNGGSGRRGRLSRRYSVNSLRSEFISRLPDKLRSHLQDVESPYEIDLSKSTGFSRGEKDYYERQLATLKSFEDVDSLVSSDCIDEEDMEERAQQERAMKISNYANIVLLLLKIYATVRSGSIAIAASTLDSLLDLMAGGILWFTHLYMKRVNIYKFPIGKLRVQPVGIIVFAAVMATLGFQVLLQAVEQLIQDKPSESLSSEQFVWLCAIMTFATVVKLALWLYCKNSRNDIVRAYAKDHYFDVVTNVVGLVAAILGDKIFWWIDPVGAIALAIYTILNWSGTVWENAVSLVGKSAPPEVLQMLTYLVIRHPEVKRVDTVRAYTFGVLYFVEVDIELPEELPLKEAHAIGETLQIKIEKLPEVERAFVHLDFECEHKPEHSILSRFTSVESN, from the exons ATGGACGGAGATTCGGATTTGAGTCCGAAAGCTCCGTTGTTAGGAGGCTCGGTGAACGGCGGTAGTGGTAGACGCGGCCGACTCAGTCGGCGATACTCCGTGAACTCGCTCCGGAGCGAGTTCATTTCTAGATTACCTGACAAACTGAGGTCTCATCTTCAAGACGTTGAATCTCCCTACGAAATTGATCTTTCCAAGTCCACTGGCTTCAGCAGag GGGAAAAGGACTACTATGAAAGGCAACTTGCTACTTTGAAATCGTTTGAGGACGTCGATTCATTGGTGTCATCTGATTGCATTGATGAGGAAGACATGGAAGAACGAGCTCAGCAAGAGAGGGCCATGAAGATCTCAAATTATGCGAATATAGTACttcttttgttgaag ATTTATGCTACAGTGCGGAGTGGATCCATTGCCATTGCTGCATCAACATTGGATTCCTTACTTGATCTTATGGCTGGTGGAATACTTTGGTTTACTCACTTGTATATGAAGCgagtaaatatttataaatttccGATCGGAAAGCTGAGGGTCCAGCCAGTAGGCATTATTGTATTTGCTGCTGTAATGGCTACACTAG GCTTTCAGGTATTACTTCAAGCTGTAGAACAACTAATTCAAGATAAACCTTCTGAAAGTTTATCGTCAGAACAATTTGTCTGGTTGTGTGCAATTATGACCTTTGCGACAGTAGTAAAACTTGCTCTGTGGTTATACTGCAAAAACTCAAGAAATGATATTGTGCGCGCTTATGCGAAG GATCATTACTTCGATGTGGTAACAAATGTGGTTGGGTTAGTTGCAGCTATTCTTGGTGATAAGATCTTTTGGTGGATAGATCCAGTTGGTGCAATTGCCTTAGCCATATATACAATTCTAAACTGGTCTGGAACTGTGTGGGAAAATGCAG TTTCACTCGTGGGGAAATCCGCCCCTCCCGAAGTCCTGCAAATGTTGACTTATCTTGTCATTAGGCATCCTGAAGTCAAGCGTGTTGATACAGTTCGTGCTTACACCTTTGGCGTCCTTTATTTCGTCGAG GTGGACATTGAACTTCCGGAGGAGTTGCCTTTGAAAGAAGCACACGCCATTGGAGAGACATTGCAAATAAAGATAGAAAAGCTTCCAGAAGTTGAAAGGGCATTCGTTCACCTTGACTTTGAATGTGAGCATAAACCGGAGCACTCCATCCTCAGCAG ATTCACGTCTGTTGAATCGAACTAA